In one window of Gemmatimonadota bacterium DNA:
- a CDS encoding nucleotide pyrophosphohydrolase: protein MPLTDHQRRVDAWISQFEEGYFHPLTNLCRLTEEVGELAREVNHRFGQKTKKADEAPGDLAMEMADILFVLICMANREGIDLEAAFGRMMAKVEQRDTTRWTRKGGHPAPAQE, encoded by the coding sequence ATGCCGCTCACCGACCACCAGCGCCGCGTGGACGCCTGGATCAGCCAGTTCGAGGAGGGGTACTTCCACCCCCTCACCAACCTCTGCCGCCTGACGGAAGAGGTGGGCGAGCTGGCCCGGGAGGTGAACCACCGCTTCGGCCAGAAGACCAAGAAGGCCGACGAGGCGCCGGGCGACCTGGCCATGGAGATGGCCGACATCCTGTTCGTGCTCATCTGCATGGCCAACCGCGAGGGGATTGACCTCGAGGCGGCCTTCGGCCGCATGATGGCCAAGGTGGAGCAGCGCGACACCACCCGCTGGACCCGGAAGGGCGGCCACCCCGCCCCGGCCCAGGAGTAG
- a CDS encoding P1 family peptidase encodes MRLPLLLLLPVVLAGGLAAQKPRARALGIPFTGTPGPLNAITDVAGVEVGQVTLIRGEGRLRVGNGPVRTGVTAVLPRGKSSVPVMAAWWTLNGNGEMTGTTWLEESGFLWGPVMITNTLSVGVVRDAVISWAVARSYDDFLWALPVVAETYDGGLNDIKGMHVTREHAFQALDGATTGPVAEGNVGGGTGMVCHQFKGGIGTSSRRFTVLEGGYTVGVLVQCNYGGRRRLSIAGVPVGPEIQGFEPCLTLPDPAESWLREVPRCGAARGDGPAATVREELGSIIVVLATDAPLLPHQLKRVARRIALGIGRMGGIGGDSSGDIFIAFSTANAAAGGVDSLATARFIPNDAINPVFEAAVDATEEAIVNAMVAAETMTGSDGFRVHALPTDQVLALLRRAGRIR; translated from the coding sequence ATGCGCCTGCCCCTCCTGCTCCTCCTGCCGGTCGTCCTCGCCGGCGGCCTCGCCGCCCAGAAGCCGCGCGCCCGGGCCCTGGGCATCCCCTTCACCGGTACCCCCGGTCCGCTCAACGCCATCACCGACGTGGCGGGGGTGGAGGTGGGCCAGGTCACGCTGATCCGCGGGGAGGGCCGCCTGCGGGTGGGCAACGGCCCGGTGCGCACCGGCGTGACGGCGGTGCTGCCGCGCGGCAAGTCGAGCGTCCCGGTCATGGCGGCCTGGTGGACCCTCAACGGCAACGGCGAGATGACCGGCACCACCTGGCTCGAGGAATCGGGCTTCCTGTGGGGCCCGGTGATGATCACCAACACCCTGAGCGTGGGCGTGGTCCGCGACGCGGTGATCAGCTGGGCGGTGGCGCGGAGCTACGACGACTTCCTGTGGGCCCTGCCGGTGGTGGCCGAGACCTACGATGGCGGCCTCAACGACATCAAGGGGATGCACGTCACCCGCGAGCACGCGTTCCAGGCGCTCGATGGCGCCACCACCGGCCCGGTGGCCGAGGGCAACGTGGGCGGCGGCACCGGGATGGTGTGCCACCAGTTCAAGGGCGGCATCGGCACGTCCTCCCGCCGCTTCACGGTGCTCGAGGGCGGGTACACCGTCGGCGTGCTGGTGCAGTGCAACTACGGCGGGCGGCGCCGGCTCTCGATCGCCGGGGTGCCGGTGGGCCCGGAGATCCAGGGGTTCGAGCCCTGCCTCACCCTGCCCGACCCGGCGGAATCCTGGCTGCGCGAGGTGCCGCGCTGCGGCGCAGCGCGGGGCGACGGCCCGGCCGCCACCGTCCGGGAGGAGCTCGGTTCGATCATCGTGGTGCTCGCCACCGACGCGCCGCTGCTGCCGCACCAGCTCAAGCGGGTGGCGCGGCGGATCGCGCTCGGCATCGGCCGCATGGGCGGCATCGGCGGCGATTCCTCAGGCGACATCTTCATCGCCTTCTCCACGGCCAACGCGGCCGCGGGCGGCGTCGACTCCCTGGCGACGGCGCGCTTCATTCCCAACGACGCCATCAACCCCGTCTTCGAGGCGGCGGTGGACGCCACCGAGGAGGCGATCGTCAACGCCATGGTGGCGGCCGAGACGATGACCGGCAGCGACGGCTTCCGGGTGCACGCCCTCCCCACCGACCAGGTGCTGGCACTGCTGCGCCGCGCCGGGCGGATCCGGTGA
- a CDS encoding amidohydrolase: MLRRPGVTLLLLLAAACAPGTPPADLVVFGKVWTGDSAHPLAAAVATRGDTVVAVGDSATVARLVGDSTRVLHNPGGLVVPGFMDDHVHFLDGGFQLASVDLRDASSPEEFTRRLQAFALERRPGEWILGGDWDHEKWPGTPLPRKEWIDSVTPNNPVFVSRLDGHMGLANSLALKAAGIARGTKDIPGGTIVRDRRGEPTGVLKDEAMSPVFGVVPEPSEAQVDAALGRAMQHAASRGVTAVASVSAGWGQFAGLLRARERGALTLRVTLFPGLAGWRRVADTVAARGPGDDWIRLAGVKGFVDGSLGSTTALFFEPYADDPSTSGLLVTPEESLRAQIGGADSAGLQVVVHAIGERANALVLDIFDSVAQAHGPRDRRFRIEHAQHLRQAEVERMAAQGVVASMQPYHAADDGRWAGKRLGDRVGDSYVFRSLLDAKAHLVFGSDWTVAPIDPLLGIWAAVTRRTLDGRNPGGWLPEQRITVEEALRAYTSENAWAVFAEGTRGKLAPGYRADLVLLDHDLLTIAPETLDQATVRATVAGGRVVYQAP; the protein is encoded by the coding sequence ATGCTCCGCCGCCCCGGTGTCACGCTCCTCCTCCTGCTGGCCGCCGCCTGCGCCCCGGGCACCCCGCCCGCCGACCTCGTGGTCTTCGGGAAGGTGTGGACCGGGGATTCCGCCCATCCGCTCGCCGCCGCGGTGGCGACCCGGGGCGATACCGTGGTCGCCGTCGGCGACAGCGCTACCGTGGCGCGCCTGGTGGGGGACAGCACCCGGGTGCTCCATAACCCCGGCGGCCTCGTGGTGCCCGGCTTCATGGATGACCACGTCCACTTCCTCGATGGCGGCTTCCAGCTGGCCAGCGTGGACCTGCGCGACGCGAGCAGCCCCGAGGAGTTCACCCGCCGGCTCCAGGCGTTCGCGCTGGAGCGCCGGCCGGGCGAGTGGATCCTGGGCGGCGACTGGGATCACGAGAAGTGGCCCGGCACGCCGCTGCCCCGGAAGGAGTGGATCGACTCGGTTACCCCGAACAACCCGGTGTTCGTGTCGCGGCTGGACGGCCACATGGGACTGGCCAACAGCCTGGCGCTCAAGGCGGCGGGCATCGCCAGGGGAACGAAGGACATCCCCGGCGGCACGATCGTGCGCGACCGGCGCGGCGAGCCCACCGGCGTGCTCAAGGACGAGGCGATGAGCCCTGTCTTCGGCGTGGTGCCCGAGCCCAGCGAGGCGCAGGTCGACGCCGCCCTCGGCCGGGCGATGCAGCACGCCGCCTCGCGCGGGGTCACGGCGGTGGCATCGGTGAGCGCGGGGTGGGGCCAGTTCGCGGGGCTGCTCCGGGCCCGGGAGCGCGGGGCCCTCACCCTGCGCGTGACGCTCTTTCCGGGGCTGGCGGGCTGGCGCCGCGTGGCCGACACAGTGGCCGCGCGCGGCCCGGGCGACGACTGGATCCGGCTGGCCGGCGTGAAGGGCTTCGTGGACGGCTCGCTCGGCTCGACCACCGCGCTCTTCTTCGAGCCCTACGCCGATGACCCGTCCACCAGCGGCCTGCTGGTGACGCCGGAGGAGTCGCTCCGGGCCCAGATCGGCGGCGCCGACTCGGCCGGCCTGCAGGTGGTGGTGCACGCCATCGGCGAGCGGGCCAACGCGCTCGTCCTCGACATCTTCGACAGCGTGGCGCAGGCCCACGGCCCCCGCGACCGCCGCTTCCGGATCGAGCATGCGCAGCACCTCCGCCAGGCCGAGGTGGAGCGCATGGCCGCGCAGGGCGTGGTGGCGTCGATGCAGCCCTATCACGCCGCCGACGACGGCCGCTGGGCGGGCAAGCGCCTCGGCGACCGGGTGGGCGACAGCTACGTGTTCCGCTCCCTGCTCGACGCGAAGGCCCACCTGGTCTTCGGCTCCGACTGGACCGTGGCCCCGATCGACCCGCTGCTCGGGATCTGGGCCGCGGTGACCCGGCGGACGCTCGACGGCAGGAACCCCGGCGGCTGGCTGCCGGAGCAGAGGATCACGGTGGAGGAGGCGCTGCGCGCCTACACCAGCGAGAACGCCTGGGCGGTGTTCGCGGAGGGCACCCGCGGGAAGCTCGCGCCGGGGTACCGCGCCGACCTGGTGCTGCTCGACCATGACCTGCTCACCATCGCACCCGAGACGCTGGACCAGGCCACGGTGCGGGCCACGGTGGCCGGGGGCCGGGTGGTGTACCAGGCGCCGTAG
- a CDS encoding SDR family oxidoreductase — translation MTAPATPRPAALITGASGGIGLELARLCAKDGHDVVLVARTAEKLEEAAKYLAGMYGVRAEVIVADLRDAEAPVAIMEEVGRRGLVVDVLVNNAGVGLWGLFGRQDMQQVLDLIQLNLTSLTHLTRLALPGMVSRHRGRVLNVASAGGFAPGPLMAVYFATKSYVIHFSEAIHNELRGTGVTVTALCPGPVATGFGEAAGMQGVNLQALPGALDAAAVARAGYRAMRRGRPVVIPGLVMQLTILAGRLSPRWLVTHLTRWFQERKGT, via the coding sequence GTGACCGCACCCGCCACCCCCCGCCCCGCCGCGCTCATCACCGGCGCCTCGGGGGGCATCGGGCTCGAGCTGGCGCGGCTCTGCGCCAAGGACGGGCACGACGTGGTCCTGGTGGCGCGGACCGCCGAGAAGCTCGAGGAGGCCGCGAAGTACCTCGCCGGGATGTACGGCGTCCGGGCCGAGGTGATCGTGGCCGACCTGCGCGACGCCGAGGCGCCGGTGGCCATCATGGAGGAGGTGGGCCGCCGGGGCCTGGTGGTGGACGTGCTGGTGAACAACGCCGGCGTGGGCCTCTGGGGGCTCTTCGGCCGGCAGGACATGCAGCAGGTGCTCGACCTGATCCAGCTCAACCTGACCAGCCTCACCCACCTGACCCGGCTGGCGCTCCCCGGGATGGTGAGCCGCCATCGCGGCCGGGTGCTCAACGTGGCCTCGGCGGGCGGCTTTGCCCCGGGACCGCTCATGGCGGTGTACTTTGCCACCAAGTCGTACGTCATTCACTTCTCCGAGGCCATCCACAACGAGCTGCGGGGCACCGGGGTGACGGTCACCGCGCTCTGCCCCGGCCCCGTGGCCACGGGGTTCGGCGAGGCCGCCGGGATGCAGGGCGTCAACCTGCAGGCCCTGCCCGGCGCGCTCGACGCCGCCGCCGTGGCCCGCGCCGGGTACCGCGCCATGCGGCGCGGGCGCCCGGTGGTGATTCCCGGCCTGGTCATGCAGCTCACCATCCTCGCCGGCAGGCTGTCGCCGCGGTGGCTGGTCACCCATCTCACCCGCTGGTTCCAGGAACGGAAGGGCACGTGA
- a CDS encoding type 1 glutamine amidotransferase, which yields MTLSGRKVLIFAASHYEELELWYPKIRLEEEGVTTVVAGVGEKTCLGKRGAYPVTVDAHVDELSSREFDGLIIPGGYAPDILRRHAKVLSLTREIFAAGEPVGFICHAGWVPISAGIVRGRRGTSVGAIRDDLVNAGMTWEDAPVVVDGNLISSRTPADLGHFMRAFLTALRAQH from the coding sequence GTGACGCTGTCCGGCAGGAAGGTCCTCATCTTCGCGGCGAGCCACTACGAGGAGCTCGAGCTCTGGTACCCCAAGATCCGGCTGGAAGAGGAAGGGGTCACCACCGTGGTGGCGGGCGTCGGGGAGAAGACCTGCCTCGGCAAGCGTGGCGCGTACCCGGTGACTGTCGACGCCCACGTCGACGAGCTGAGCAGCCGGGAGTTCGACGGCCTCATCATCCCCGGCGGCTACGCTCCCGACATCCTGCGGCGGCACGCCAAGGTCCTGAGCCTCACCCGGGAGATCTTCGCGGCCGGTGAGCCCGTCGGCTTCATCTGCCACGCGGGGTGGGTGCCCATCTCGGCCGGCATCGTGCGCGGTCGCCGCGGCACCAGCGTCGGCGCCATCCGCGACGACCTGGTCAACGCCGGCATGACCTGGGAGGACGCCCCCGTGGTGGTCGACGGCAACCTGATCTCCTCCCGCACCCCGGCCGACCTGGGCCACTTCATGCGCGCCTTCCTCACGGCGCTCCGCGCCCAGCACTGA
- a CDS encoding protein kinase, translating into MDPLAQRLAAALGDRYRIEGQAGQGGMATVYRARDLKHDRAVAIKVLRAELSAAIGGPRFLQEIEVSARLQHPHIVPLYDSGEADGILYYVMPFVEGESLRDRLTRERRLPFAEAVTLARETASALAYAHQRGIVHRDIKPENIMLSGGHAVVADFGIARALSAAQQGGGGNLTGIGFAIGTPAYMSPEQATASEVDGRSDQYALACVFYEMVTGAMPFAGQTVQAVLAKSLTGPRPKLSKVNREAPADADAPVARALDADPAKRFDSVTSFAAALEQAAGGGAGGMAERRRLRRLVVGLPLAVAAVAAVAWFFVPRGGVVVEGAERIAVLPFHASGAGVELMGEGMVDLLTTNLNAVGGIQAAEPRAVLAAWRKRGTDASDLEGALAVGRSVKAQAVILGSIVATGAQVRLSADLYGSGGKSLARAQVDGSSDSVLALVDSLSLRLVREIWRSNEPVPSVRVSGLTTGSLAAMREYLAGEQHYRRSAWDSAAAAFRRAIEQDSTFALAHYRLAATLGWSGGIGVAAGLEASDAARRFGNRLPPREHSLVIAYNLFSHQRLEAIDSARAYVAKYPDDVDGWFLLGETQFHSRQLVGYSPDQLRAPFDSVLARDSSLTPASIHLVETALSTRDRPRYETYLRVLQSSDNAVENQAYAGAGRLVFGDGLVDSATARAMLRYAASIGAAQLSIQQGDPSSDSLLARFESIRQFVSVSGLGMVQYYTGRGLLRASLGQLAAARADFDTVRTTNQDQAYGILLFPLLQGFAPADYAPEVRQRMLAAPRQNPFQVYYQAAVALNLGERTEGTRLLDSLLAHRDPKMPPKIYDVLRATRGWAAMMAGDTVGGLATMRSALEDVGAGWNSFMTAPLRLQMAAAMALRPETRDAGRRLLRHGFVTDLGLAPLATYALGRAEEAAGNRPAAAEAYAQFLAMWDKADPALAPRVAEVKDALSRVTGEPK; encoded by the coding sequence ATGGACCCGCTCGCACAACGCCTCGCCGCCGCGCTCGGCGACCGCTACCGGATCGAGGGCCAGGCCGGCCAGGGGGGCATGGCCACCGTCTATCGCGCCCGGGACCTCAAGCACGACCGCGCCGTGGCCATCAAGGTGCTGCGGGCCGAGCTCTCTGCCGCCATCGGCGGGCCGCGCTTCCTGCAGGAGATCGAGGTCTCCGCCCGGCTGCAGCACCCCCACATCGTCCCGCTCTACGATTCGGGCGAGGCGGACGGCATCCTCTACTACGTGATGCCCTTCGTCGAGGGCGAATCGCTGCGCGACCGGCTCACCCGGGAGCGGCGCCTCCCCTTCGCCGAGGCGGTGACCCTGGCGCGCGAGACGGCGAGCGCCCTGGCCTACGCCCACCAGCGCGGCATCGTCCACCGCGACATCAAGCCCGAGAACATCATGCTCTCCGGCGGGCACGCGGTGGTGGCCGACTTCGGCATCGCCCGCGCGCTCAGCGCCGCCCAGCAGGGGGGCGGCGGCAACCTGACCGGCATCGGCTTCGCTATCGGCACCCCCGCGTACATGAGTCCCGAGCAGGCCACGGCCAGCGAGGTGGACGGCCGCAGCGACCAGTACGCCCTGGCCTGCGTGTTCTACGAGATGGTGACCGGCGCCATGCCCTTCGCCGGCCAGACGGTGCAGGCCGTCCTGGCCAAGAGCCTGACCGGGCCCCGGCCGAAGCTCAGCAAGGTGAACCGCGAGGCCCCGGCCGACGCCGACGCCCCGGTGGCGCGCGCCCTCGACGCCGACCCCGCGAAGCGCTTCGACTCCGTCACCAGCTTCGCCGCCGCGCTCGAGCAGGCGGCGGGCGGCGGCGCGGGGGGCATGGCCGAGCGTCGGCGCCTCCGCCGCCTGGTGGTGGGGCTGCCGCTGGCGGTGGCGGCGGTGGCGGCCGTGGCCTGGTTCTTCGTGCCCCGCGGGGGCGTGGTGGTGGAGGGGGCGGAACGGATCGCGGTGCTGCCGTTCCACGCCTCCGGCGCCGGCGTGGAGCTGATGGGCGAGGGCATGGTGGACCTGCTCACCACCAACCTGAACGCGGTCGGTGGCATCCAGGCCGCGGAGCCTCGGGCCGTGCTGGCCGCCTGGCGGAAGCGCGGGACCGACGCCTCCGACCTCGAGGGCGCGCTCGCCGTAGGGCGCAGCGTGAAGGCCCAGGCCGTGATCCTCGGCAGCATCGTGGCCACTGGCGCCCAGGTGCGCCTCAGCGCCGACCTGTACGGGTCCGGCGGGAAGAGCCTCGCCCGCGCCCAGGTGGATGGCTCCAGCGACAGCGTGCTCGCCCTCGTCGACAGCCTGAGCCTGCGCCTGGTGCGCGAGATCTGGCGCTCCAACGAGCCGGTGCCCTCGGTCCGGGTCAGCGGGCTCACCACCGGCTCCCTCGCCGCCATGCGGGAATACCTCGCCGGCGAGCAGCACTACCGGCGCTCCGCCTGGGATTCCGCGGCGGCGGCCTTCCGCCGCGCCATCGAGCAGGACTCGACCTTCGCGCTGGCCCACTACCGGCTCGCCGCCACCCTCGGCTGGTCGGGCGGGATCGGGGTGGCGGCCGGGCTCGAGGCCAGCGACGCCGCGCGCCGCTTCGGCAACCGCCTCCCCCCGCGCGAGCACTCCCTGGTCATCGCCTACAACCTGTTCTCCCACCAGCGGCTGGAAGCCATCGATTCCGCCCGGGCCTACGTCGCCAAGTACCCCGATGACGTCGACGGCTGGTTCCTCCTCGGCGAGACGCAGTTCCACTCCCGCCAGCTCGTCGGGTACAGCCCCGACCAGCTGCGGGCCCCGTTCGACAGCGTGCTGGCCCGCGACTCCTCGCTCACCCCGGCGTCCATCCACCTGGTGGAGACGGCGCTCTCCACCCGCGACCGCCCGCGCTACGAGACCTACCTGCGGGTGCTCCAGAGCTCGGACAATGCGGTGGAGAACCAGGCCTATGCGGGAGCCGGCCGCCTGGTGTTCGGGGATGGCCTGGTGGACAGCGCCACCGCGCGCGCCATGCTGCGCTATGCCGCAAGCATCGGGGCCGCCCAGCTCAGCATCCAGCAGGGCGACCCTTCCTCGGACAGCCTGCTGGCCCGGTTCGAGTCCATACGGCAGTTCGTGTCGGTCAGCGGGCTCGGGATGGTCCAGTACTACACCGGCCGGGGATTGCTCCGCGCCAGCCTGGGCCAGCTCGCGGCGGCACGGGCGGACTTCGACACCGTCCGGACCACCAACCAGGACCAGGCGTACGGCATCCTGCTCTTCCCGCTGCTGCAGGGCTTTGCCCCCGCAGACTACGCTCCCGAGGTGCGGCAGCGCATGCTGGCCGCGCCGCGCCAGAACCCGTTCCAGGTGTACTACCAGGCGGCGGTCGCGCTCAACCTGGGCGAGCGGACCGAGGGGACCCGGCTGCTCGACAGCCTCCTGGCGCACCGCGATCCGAAGATGCCGCCGAAGATCTACGACGTGCTGCGGGCCACGCGGGGATGGGCGGCCATGATGGCGGGGGACACCGTCGGCGGCCTCGCGACGATGCGGAGCGCCCTCGAGGACGTGGGCGCCGGATGGAACAGCTTCATGACCGCCCCGCTGCGGCTGCAGATGGCCGCCGCCATGGCGCTCCGGCCCGAGACGCGCGACGCGGGGCGTCGCCTGCTCCGCCACGGCTTCGTCACCGATCTCGGCCTCGCGCCGCTCGCCACGTACGCGCTGGGGCGCGCCGAAGAGGCCGCCGGCAACCGCCCGGCGGCGGCCGAGGCATACGCCCAGTTCCTGGCGATGTGGGACAAGGCCGACCCGGCGCTCGCGCCCCGGGTGGCAGAGGTGAAGGACGCGTTGTCGCGGGTGACGGGCGAGCCGAAGTAG
- a CDS encoding tetratricopeptide repeat protein, with the protein MRVLTPCCLLALALLSAPLAAQRVRMVVPLNALVERARVDSNDAPTHYEVALGYWLAKRYDEAEFHLRRAIAIEPATAAAYLALSYLPYARRNKLWNEEAEGKVPAEWQPRVEEASAFRRRAFLLDPLVDLKPLALMIPPAGVFGLKGNAEAVYTYLMNGFGSFWDGQYANAYAFFRELAGAATDQDRREKFGSWFLWYEALAAAHTNDFPRATANLRLLLARAEATAALGGGATLAFTDATHYRYTLACILDLAGESREAVTLLQQALTDDVGLYPAHVRLARIYEDQHRTNPALEERRRAVASNPDDPSLLFDLGESLARAGELVEAHGVLRQAVAANPRSHRALYVLGFVAQQVGSTEEARAAYTTFLALAPSRFNDQKTEARRRLAALN; encoded by the coding sequence ATGCGCGTCCTGACCCCGTGCTGCCTGCTCGCCCTGGCCCTGCTGTCCGCGCCGCTCGCCGCCCAGCGGGTGCGGATGGTGGTGCCGCTCAACGCGCTGGTGGAACGGGCCCGGGTGGACTCCAACGACGCCCCGACCCACTACGAGGTGGCCCTCGGCTACTGGCTCGCCAAGCGCTACGACGAGGCGGAGTTCCACCTGCGGCGCGCGATCGCCATCGAGCCCGCCACGGCCGCGGCCTACCTGGCGCTGTCGTACCTGCCCTACGCGCGGCGCAACAAGCTCTGGAACGAGGAGGCGGAGGGGAAGGTGCCGGCCGAGTGGCAGCCCAGGGTGGAGGAGGCCTCTGCCTTCCGCCGCCGGGCCTTCCTGCTCGACCCGCTGGTGGACCTCAAGCCGCTGGCGCTCATGATCCCGCCCGCCGGGGTCTTCGGGCTCAAGGGCAACGCCGAGGCGGTCTACACCTACCTGATGAACGGCTTCGGGAGCTTCTGGGACGGGCAGTACGCCAACGCCTACGCCTTCTTCCGGGAACTCGCCGGGGCGGCCACCGACCAGGACCGGCGGGAGAAGTTCGGCAGCTGGTTCCTCTGGTACGAGGCGCTCGCGGCGGCGCACACCAACGACTTCCCGCGGGCCACCGCCAACCTGCGCCTCCTGCTGGCGCGGGCCGAGGCGACCGCGGCCCTGGGCGGCGGCGCCACCCTCGCCTTCACCGACGCCACGCACTATCGCTACACCCTGGCCTGCATCCTGGACCTGGCGGGGGAGAGCCGCGAGGCGGTGACGCTGCTGCAGCAGGCGCTCACCGATGACGTGGGGCTCTACCCCGCGCACGTGCGGCTGGCCCGGATCTACGAGGACCAGCATCGAACCAACCCGGCGCTCGAGGAGCGCCGTCGCGCCGTGGCGTCCAATCCGGACGACCCGTCCCTGCTGTTCGACCTGGGCGAGTCGCTGGCCCGCGCCGGGGAGCTGGTGGAGGCGCACGGGGTGCTCCGCCAGGCGGTGGCCGCCAACCCGCGCAGCCACCGCGCGCTGTACGTGCTGGGGTTCGTGGCGCAGCAGGTGGGCAGCACGGAGGAGGCCCGTGCCGCCTACACGACGTTCCTGGCGCTGGCCCCGAGCCGCTTCAATGACCAGAAGACCGAAGCCCGCCGCCGGCTCGCGGCGCTCAACTGA